A region from the Mycobacterium heidelbergense genome encodes:
- a CDS encoding aldolase has translation MAATFSDSKSDLMRRAAEQLAADQADSRLTTRQKLALTCRALFDAGHDSGLAGQITGRAEAAGTYYTQRLGLGFDEVTEGNLLLVDEDLNVLDGDGIPNPANRFHSWIYRARPDVQCIVHTHAFHVAALSMLEVPLIVSHMDTTPLYGDCAFLAEWPGVPVGNEEGEIISAALGDKKAILLAHHGQVVAGASVEEACSLAVLIERAAKLQLTAMAAGTVKELPERLAREAHDWTLSPQRSRANFAYYARRALARHPDALTS, from the coding sequence ATGGCCGCCACGTTTTCCGACTCGAAGTCCGACCTGATGCGTCGGGCCGCCGAACAGCTGGCCGCCGACCAAGCCGATTCGCGGCTGACCACCCGGCAGAAGCTCGCGCTGACCTGCCGCGCGCTGTTCGACGCCGGGCACGATTCCGGGCTGGCCGGACAGATCACCGGCCGGGCCGAGGCCGCCGGGACCTACTACACCCAGCGGCTGGGCCTCGGCTTCGACGAGGTCACCGAAGGCAATCTGCTGCTGGTCGACGAGGATCTCAACGTCCTCGACGGGGACGGAATCCCCAACCCCGCCAACCGCTTTCACAGCTGGATCTACCGGGCGCGGCCCGACGTCCAATGCATCGTGCACACCCATGCCTTTCACGTCGCGGCGCTGTCGATGCTGGAGGTCCCGCTGATCGTCTCCCACATGGACACCACGCCCCTCTACGGCGACTGCGCGTTCCTCGCCGAGTGGCCCGGGGTGCCGGTCGGCAACGAGGAGGGCGAGATCATCAGCGCCGCGCTCGGCGACAAGAAGGCGATCCTGCTGGCCCATCACGGCCAGGTGGTGGCCGGCGCGAGCGTCGAGGAGGCCTGCTCGCTGGCGGTCCTGATCGAGCGCGCCGCCAAGCTGCAACTGACGGCCATGGCCGCCGGCACCGTCAAGGAACTCCCCGAGCGTCTCGCCCGCGAGGCCCACGACTGGACCCTGTCGCCGCAGCGCAGCCGCGCCAACTTCGCCTACTACGCCCGCCGCGCGCTGGCCCGCCACCCCGACGCCCTGACGAGCTAA
- a CDS encoding helix-turn-helix domain-containing protein yields the protein MTALLRAVRRQRGLTLEQLAGQTGLTKSYLSKIERRQSTPSIAVALRVARALDVDVGRLFSDEAAEEKIAVDRAPGGAGGGRYRALASSLLGKSMSPFVVRPTKNPADDPRPEHAGQEFVFVHAGRVELDYGDRTIALGAGDSAYFDASVGHTMRAVGAERPEVVVVAHGEPR from the coding sequence GTGACGGCTTTGCTTCGCGCCGTCCGCAGGCAACGCGGCCTCACCCTCGAGCAACTCGCCGGGCAGACGGGGCTGACCAAGAGCTACCTGTCGAAGATCGAGCGCCGCCAAAGCACACCGTCGATCGCGGTGGCCCTGCGGGTCGCGCGGGCGCTCGACGTCGACGTCGGGCGGCTGTTCTCCGACGAGGCGGCCGAGGAGAAGATCGCCGTCGACCGGGCCCCGGGCGGCGCCGGCGGCGGGCGCTACCGGGCGCTGGCGTCGTCGCTGCTGGGAAAGTCCATGTCGCCCTTCGTGGTTCGCCCCACGAAGAACCCGGCCGACGATCCCCGCCCCGAGCACGCGGGCCAGGAGTTCGTGTTCGTGCACGCCGGACGTGTCGAGCTCGATTACGGGGATCGGACGATCGCGCTCGGCGCCGGTGACAGCGCCTACTTCGACGCGTCCGTTGGTCACACGATGCGGGCGGTCGGCGCCGAGCGCCCCGAAGTCGTCGTCGTCGCACACGGCGAGCCGCGATGA
- a CDS encoding gamma-glutamylcyclotransferase family protein has protein sequence MTELLFSYGTLRQPEVQRATFGRELDGHLDAIVGYDLDYVTITDPHVVATSGSDRHPILRPSDRADAHVDGTVFAISEAELAAADQYEVDDYRRIAVPLRSGATAWVYVFAG, from the coding sequence ATGACCGAGCTGCTGTTCTCCTACGGCACCTTGCGGCAGCCGGAGGTCCAGCGCGCGACGTTCGGCCGCGAGCTCGACGGCCACCTCGACGCCATCGTCGGATACGACCTGGACTACGTCACCATCACCGACCCGCACGTCGTCGCGACCAGCGGCAGCGACCGCCACCCGATCCTGCGGCCGTCCGATCGGGCCGACGCGCACGTCGACGGGACGGTGTTCGCCATCAGCGAGGCCGAGCTCGCCGCCGCCGACCAGTACGAGGTCGACGACTACCGCCGCATCGCGGTGCCGCTGCGATCGGGTGCGACCGCGTGGGTGTACGTGTTCGCGGGCTGA
- a CDS encoding purple acid phosphatase family protein, giving the protein MSDDPASGISRRRLLTTGAVSAALGAGIGGGAALVWSAPRGPGVWFQPDRDGAPPVTGLHLQFGANAATEVVVSWHTTEPVRNPRVALGTPASGFGRTVAAETRTYRDAKSHNEVRVNHARLTGLTPDTDYVYAAMYDGAEPEQGTVRTAPSGRKPLRFTSFGDQSTPTLARLPDGGYATDNIASPAAGDTTLAIERLGPLFNLINGDLCYANLAHDRIRTWSNWFENNTRSARYRPWMPAAGNHENEWGNGPVGYGAYQTYFALPDSGSGPETRGLWYSFTAGSVRVISLNNDDVCFQDGGNFYVRGYSGGEQKRWLAGELAAARRDPDVDWIVVCMHQTAISTADKTNGADLGVREEWLPLFDRYQVDLVVCGHEHHYERSHPLRGTLGTDTRTPMPVDTGNELIDSTRGTVHVVIGGGGTSLPSNGMFFPEPRCRVLTGVGAFDPGLGRKAPIYVLEDAPWSAFRDRDNPYGFAAFEVDPGLPGGNTSIKATHYALSGPFGEVTAVDRFTLTKPRGDGHG; this is encoded by the coding sequence ATGAGTGACGATCCCGCCTCCGGCATCAGCCGCCGCAGGCTGTTGACTACGGGCGCGGTCTCGGCCGCCCTCGGGGCGGGCATTGGCGGTGGGGCCGCGCTGGTGTGGTCTGCGCCCCGCGGACCCGGTGTCTGGTTTCAGCCGGATCGCGACGGCGCGCCGCCGGTGACGGGCCTGCACCTGCAATTCGGCGCGAACGCCGCCACCGAGGTGGTGGTGTCCTGGCACACCACCGAGCCGGTCCGCAACCCGCGTGTCGCGCTGGGCACGCCGGCGTCCGGGTTCGGGCGCACCGTCGCGGCCGAAACCCGCACCTACCGGGACGCCAAGTCCCACAACGAGGTTCGCGTCAACCACGCCCGCCTGACCGGCCTGACCCCGGACACCGACTACGTGTACGCCGCGATGTACGACGGCGCCGAGCCGGAGCAGGGGACGGTGCGGACCGCGCCGTCGGGGCGAAAGCCGCTGCGCTTCACCAGCTTCGGCGACCAGTCCACCCCGACGCTGGCGAGGTTGCCCGACGGTGGTTATGCCACCGACAACATCGCGTCGCCGGCGGCCGGGGACACCACGCTGGCGATCGAGCGGCTCGGTCCGTTGTTCAACCTGATCAACGGCGACCTGTGCTACGCCAACCTCGCGCACGACCGGATCCGCACCTGGTCGAACTGGTTTGAGAACAACACGCGCTCGGCGCGGTACCGGCCGTGGATGCCGGCGGCGGGCAACCACGAGAACGAATGGGGCAACGGGCCAGTCGGTTACGGCGCCTATCAAACCTACTTCGCGTTGCCGGATTCGGGATCCGGTCCGGAGACCCGTGGGCTGTGGTACTCGTTCACCGCCGGCTCGGTGCGGGTGATCAGCCTCAACAACGACGACGTGTGCTTCCAAGACGGCGGCAACTTCTACGTGCGCGGCTACTCCGGTGGCGAGCAAAAGCGCTGGCTCGCAGGAGAACTCGCCGCCGCGCGGCGCGACCCGGACGTCGATTGGATAGTCGTCTGCATGCATCAGACGGCGATCTCCACCGCCGACAAGACCAACGGCGCCGACCTGGGGGTCCGCGAGGAATGGCTGCCCCTGTTCGACCGGTATCAGGTCGATCTGGTGGTGTGCGGCCACGAGCATCACTACGAACGGTCGCATCCGCTGCGCGGAACGCTGGGCACCGATACCCGGACGCCGATGCCCGTGGACACCGGCAACGAGCTGATCGACTCGACCCGGGGCACCGTGCACGTCGTCATCGGTGGCGGCGGCACGTCGCTGCCGTCCAACGGGATGTTCTTTCCCGAGCCGCGGTGCCGCGTGCTGACCGGCGTCGGGGCATTCGATCCCGGGCTCGGCCGCAAGGCGCCGATCTACGTCCTGGAGGACGCGCCATGGTCGGCGTTTCGCGATCGCGATAACCCTTACGGTTTCGCGGCTTTCGAGGTCGACCCGGGTTTGCCCGGCGGGAACACCTCGATCAAGGCGACGCATTACGCGCTGAGCGGCCCGTTCGGCGAGGTCACCGCGGTGGACCGGTTCACGCTGACCAAGCCTCGCGGTGACGGGCACGGCTAG
- a CDS encoding Rv2578c family radical SAM protein has protein sequence MRWASQAVAVNGDPVDDGALPGLQRIGLVRSVCAPQFEGITFHEVLCKSALNKVPNAAALPFRYTVNGYRGCSHACRYCFARPSHEYLDFDSGADFDTQVVVKTNVAEVLTRELRRPSWQRETVALGTNTDPYQRAEGRYALMPGIIGALAASGTPLSILTKGTLLRRDLPLIADAAQRVPVSVAVSLAVGDPELHRDVEPGTPTPRARLGLIAAVRDAGLGCHVMVAPVLPHLTDSTEHLDGLLGQIAAAGATGVTVLGLHLRGSTRGWFMSWLARSHPELVGRYRELYRRGAYLPPAYREALRDRAAPLIAKHRLAGDRRPFPPPAAPAAPPEPVQQTLF, from the coding sequence ATGCGCTGGGCCAGCCAGGCCGTCGCGGTCAACGGGGACCCCGTCGATGACGGGGCACTCCCGGGGCTGCAGCGCATCGGCCTCGTCCGCAGCGTGTGCGCGCCGCAATTCGAGGGAATCACCTTCCACGAGGTGCTGTGCAAGTCGGCGCTCAACAAGGTGCCCAACGCCGCCGCGCTGCCGTTTCGGTACACCGTCAACGGCTACCGCGGCTGCTCGCACGCGTGTCGCTACTGCTTCGCGCGCCCCAGCCACGAGTACCTCGACTTCGATAGCGGCGCCGACTTCGACACCCAGGTGGTGGTCAAGACGAACGTCGCGGAAGTCCTCACACGCGAGCTGCGCAGGCCGTCGTGGCAGCGCGAGACGGTCGCGCTGGGCACCAACACCGATCCCTACCAGCGCGCCGAGGGCCGCTACGCGCTGATGCCGGGCATCATCGGCGCGCTCGCCGCATCCGGCACGCCGCTGTCCATCCTGACCAAGGGCACGCTGCTGCGGCGCGACCTACCGCTGATCGCCGATGCGGCGCAACGGGTTCCGGTATCGGTCGCGGTGTCGCTGGCGGTCGGCGACCCGGAGCTGCACCGCGACGTGGAGCCGGGCACCCCGACGCCGCGGGCGCGCCTGGGCCTCATCGCCGCCGTCCGCGACGCCGGGCTGGGCTGTCATGTGATGGTCGCGCCGGTGCTGCCGCACCTCACCGACTCCACCGAGCACCTCGACGGGCTGCTCGGCCAGATCGCCGCGGCGGGCGCCACCGGCGTGACGGTTCTCGGCCTGCACCTGCGCGGCTCGACGCGCGGCTGGTTCATGTCCTGGCTGGCCCGCTCGCATCCGGAACTGGTCGGCCGCTACCGCGAGCTGTACCGGCGCGGCGCCTACCTGCCGCCGGCCTACCGCGAGGCGCTGCGGGACCGGGCCGCGCCGCTGATTGCCAAGCATCGGCTGGCCGGCGACCGTCGCCCGTTCCCGCCGCCCGCCGCACCGGCAGCCCCGCCGGAACCCGTTCAGCAGACGCTGTTTTGA
- a CDS encoding HNH endonuclease signature motif containing protein: protein MFDEKVRREVHARFDEMFERRYPSTTAESAALLDRIGAASRAENRAAAAQLELIGRLFAYRLSRCGETEEWAIDTMEAVAAEIGAALRISQGLASSRLRYARALRERLPKVGEVFKAGDIDYRTFQLLVYRTDLITDPDVLATVDAQLAASVVRWPSMTQGRLGAQVDKIVANADADAVRRRRERVTGREVCIGPVGDGLSDISATVLTPDARALDQRLTALAATVCTHDPRTRAQRRADAVGALAAGADRLGCRCGRGDCAAGKRPAAGPVVIHVIAEQATLAGRSAGPASALGADGLIAPELIAELAMSARLVSLVHPLDAAPENGYVPSKALADFVRCRDLTCRWPGCDRPAVGCDIDHTIPYTAGGATHASNLKCYCRTHHLIKTFCGWTDQQLPDATLILTSPTGQTYVSTPGSALLFPSLCAPTGELPTPPTTTERHSERRSERTAMMPRRRRTRTHDRATRIATERHHNRQTRLATQTKHTGPAPPDDPPPF from the coding sequence ATGTTCGATGAGAAGGTGCGGCGTGAGGTTCACGCTCGGTTCGATGAGATGTTCGAGCGGCGTTATCCGTCGACGACGGCGGAGTCGGCGGCCTTGTTGGATCGGATTGGTGCGGCTTCGCGGGCGGAGAATCGGGCGGCGGCGGCCCAGCTGGAGTTGATCGGGCGGTTGTTCGCGTATCGGTTGTCGCGGTGTGGTGAGACCGAGGAGTGGGCGATTGACACGATGGAGGCGGTGGCCGCCGAGATCGGCGCGGCGCTGCGGATCAGCCAAGGGTTGGCGTCCAGTCGGCTGCGCTATGCCCGGGCGCTGCGTGAGCGCCTACCGAAGGTGGGTGAGGTGTTTAAGGCCGGCGATATCGACTACCGGACATTTCAGCTACTGGTGTATCGCACGGATTTGATCACCGATCCCGACGTGCTCGCCACCGTCGATGCGCAGCTGGCGGCCAGTGTGGTGCGGTGGCCGTCGATGACGCAGGGCCGGTTGGGTGCGCAGGTGGACAAGATCGTGGCCAACGCTGACGCCGATGCGGTGCGGCGACGCCGCGAGCGCGTGACCGGCCGCGAGGTGTGTATCGGGCCGGTGGGTGATGGGCTCTCCGACATCAGTGCGACCGTGTTGACCCCGGATGCCCGCGCCCTCGATCAGCGCCTCACGGCGTTGGCGGCCACGGTGTGCACCCACGATCCGCGCACCCGTGCCCAGCGCCGCGCCGACGCGGTGGGGGCGCTGGCCGCCGGCGCCGACCGGCTGGGGTGCCGCTGTGGACGCGGCGATTGCGCGGCCGGAAAGCGGCCGGCGGCGGGCCCGGTGGTCATTCATGTGATCGCCGAGCAGGCCACCCTCGCGGGCCGCTCGGCGGGACCCGCCTCGGCGCTGGGCGCCGACGGGCTCATCGCGCCGGAGCTGATCGCCGAACTGGCCATGTCGGCCAGGCTGGTGTCGCTGGTCCACCCCCTGGATGCCGCGCCGGAGAACGGCTACGTGCCCTCCAAAGCGCTCGCTGATTTCGTGCGCTGTCGGGATCTGACGTGCCGCTGGCCCGGTTGTGATCGCCCCGCCGTCGGCTGCGACATCGACCACACCATCCCCTACACCGCCGGTGGGGCCACGCATGCGTCCAACCTCAAGTGCTACTGCAGAACTCACCACTTAATCAAGACGTTCTGCGGCTGGACCGACCAGCAACTACCCGACGCGACACTGATCTTGACCTCCCCGACCGGACAGACCTACGTCAGCACCCCGGGCAGCGCCCTGCTATTCCCCAGCCTGTGCGCACCCACCGGCGAACTACCCACCCCACCCACCACCACCGAGCGCCACAGCGAGCGCCGCAGCGAGCGCACCGCCATGATGCCCCGACGCCGCCGCACCCGCACCCACGACCGCGCCACCCGCATCGCCACCGAACGCCACCACAACCGCCAAACCCGCCTGGCCACCCAAACCAAACACACCGGCCCCGCACCACCCGACGACCCACCACCCTTCTGA
- the hisS gene encoding histidine--tRNA ligase, translating to MTQFFAPKGVPDYVPPDSAGFVAVRDGLLGAARRAGYGDVELPIFEDTALFARGVGESTDVVSKEMYTFADRGDRSVTLRPEGTAGVVRAVIEHGLDRGTLPVKLCYAGPFFRYERPQAGRYRQLQQVGVEAIGVDDPALDAEVIAVADAGFRSLGLDGFRLEITSLGDESCRPQYRELLQEFLFGLDLDEETRRRARLNPLRVLDDKRPEVRAMTAGAPVLLDHLSDVAKQHFDTVLAHLDALGVPYVLNPRMVRGLDYYTKTTFEFVHDGLGAQSGIGGGGRYDGLMRELGGQDLSGIGFGLGVDRTLLALRAEGKSVGETTRCDVFGVPLSEPAKLRLAVLAAQLRASGIRVDLAYGDRGLKGAMRAADRSGARLALVLGDRDIEAGTVAVKDLATGDQVSVPTDSVVADVLGRLGG from the coding sequence GTGACCCAGTTTTTCGCTCCCAAAGGGGTGCCGGACTACGTCCCGCCCGATTCGGCGGGCTTCGTCGCGGTGCGCGACGGGTTGCTGGGCGCCGCGCGCCGCGCCGGCTACGGCGACGTCGAGCTGCCCATCTTCGAGGACACCGCTTTGTTCGCCCGGGGCGTCGGCGAATCCACCGACGTGGTGTCCAAGGAGATGTACACGTTCGCCGACCGGGGCGACCGCTCGGTGACGCTGCGGCCCGAGGGCACCGCCGGGGTGGTGCGCGCGGTGATCGAGCACGGTCTGGACCGCGGCACGCTGCCGGTCAAACTCTGTTACGCGGGGCCGTTTTTCCGCTACGAACGCCCGCAGGCCGGCCGCTATCGCCAGCTGCAGCAGGTCGGCGTGGAGGCGATCGGCGTCGACGACCCGGCGCTGGACGCCGAGGTGATCGCCGTCGCCGACGCCGGGTTCCGCTCGCTGGGCCTCGACGGGTTCCGGCTGGAGATCACCTCGCTGGGCGACGAGAGCTGCCGCCCCCAGTATCGGGAACTGTTGCAGGAGTTCCTGTTTGGGCTCGACCTCGACGAGGAGACCCGGCGGCGCGCGCGACTCAACCCGCTGCGGGTGCTCGACGACAAGCGACCGGAGGTGCGGGCGATGACGGCCGGCGCGCCGGTGCTGCTCGATCACCTGTCCGACGTGGCCAAGCAGCACTTCGACACCGTGCTGGCCCACCTGGACGCGCTCGGGGTGCCCTACGTCCTCAACCCGCGGATGGTGCGCGGGCTGGACTACTACACCAAGACCACGTTCGAGTTCGTGCACGATGGCCTGGGCGCGCAATCCGGCATCGGCGGCGGCGGCCGCTACGACGGCCTGATGCGCGAGCTCGGCGGGCAAGACCTGTCGGGCATCGGGTTCGGGCTCGGGGTGGACCGGACCCTGCTGGCGCTGCGCGCCGAGGGCAAGAGCGTGGGGGAGACCACGCGCTGCGACGTGTTCGGCGTGCCGCTGAGCGAGCCGGCCAAGCTGCGGCTGGCGGTGCTGGCCGCGCAGTTGCGCGCGTCGGGTATCAGGGTGGATCTGGCCTACGGTGACCGGGGCCTCAAGGGTGCGATGCGCGCCGCCGATCGTTCCGGCGCGCGTCTCGCGCTGGTGCTGGGCGATCGTGATATCGAGGCCGGGACGGTCGCGGTGAAGGACCTCGCGACGGGTGACCAGGTGTCGGTGCCGACGGACTCTGTCGTCGCCGACGTGCTGGGGCGCCTCGGCGGCTGA
- a CDS encoding MBL fold metallo-hydrolase, protein MLITGFPAGALQCNCYVLADRPGTDAVVVDPGQRAMGPLRRILDENRLTPAAVLLTHGHIDHMWSARKVSDTYGCPTFIHPEDRFMLTDPIYGFGPRVAQVAAGAFFREPKQVVELDRDGDKLDLGGVTVNVDHTPGHTRGSVVFRVFGDQDVVFTGDTLFERSVGRTDLFGGSGRDLLTSIIDKLLVLDDDTVVLPGHGNSTTIGAERRFNPFLEGLSG, encoded by the coding sequence GTGTTGATCACCGGATTTCCCGCCGGCGCGTTGCAGTGCAACTGCTATGTGCTGGCCGACCGGCCCGGAACGGACGCCGTCGTCGTGGACCCCGGTCAGCGCGCGATGGGCCCGCTGCGGCGCATCCTCGACGAGAACCGGCTGACGCCGGCCGCGGTGCTGCTCACCCACGGGCACATCGACCACATGTGGTCCGCCCGCAAGGTTTCCGACACCTACGGCTGCCCCACCTTCATCCACCCCGAGGACCGGTTCATGCTGACCGACCCGATTTACGGCTTCGGTCCGCGGGTCGCGCAGGTGGCGGCGGGCGCCTTCTTTCGCGAGCCCAAGCAGGTGGTGGAGCTGGACCGCGACGGCGACAAGCTCGATCTGGGCGGCGTGACCGTCAACGTCGACCACACCCCGGGGCACACCCGCGGGTCGGTGGTCTTCCGGGTTTTCGGGGACCAGGATGTCGTCTTCACCGGCGACACGCTGTTCGAGCGCTCGGTGGGCCGCACCGACCTGTTCGGCGGCAGCGGCCGCGACCTGCTGACCTCGATCATCGACAAGCTGCTGGTGCTCGACGACGACACCGTCGTGCTGCCGGGACACGGCAATTCGACGACCATCGGTGCGGAGCGGCGCTTCAATCCATTCCTGGAGGGCCTGAGCGGGTGA
- a CDS encoding peptidylprolyl isomerase, with protein MPTNEQRRATAKRKLERQLDRRAKQARRRRILVIASGSIVAVAVIAAVAIAVVNTKHGHTSNTAATTSTTAASSSPEATTSAGPTPHVPPLPAFTPSANLGANCQYPATPQEPAAKPVKPPRTGKVPTDPAQVSASMVTSQGNIGLMLANNESPCTVNSFASLAGQGYFNNTKCHRLTTSETLGVVQCGDPKGDGTGGPGYQFANEYPTDQYPPNDPKLQEPVLYPRGTLAMANAGPNTNGSQFFMVYKDSQLPPQYTVFGTIQADGLATLDKIAKAGITGGGEDGAPTAEVTIKSLLLD; from the coding sequence GTGCCGACCAATGAACAGCGACGCGCCACAGCCAAGCGCAAACTCGAACGGCAGCTGGACCGCCGGGCGAAGCAGGCCCGACGGCGCCGGATTCTGGTGATCGCCAGCGGCTCGATCGTGGCGGTGGCCGTGATCGCCGCGGTAGCGATCGCGGTCGTCAACACCAAGCACGGGCACACGAGCAACACCGCGGCAACGACCAGCACCACGGCCGCCAGCAGCTCCCCGGAGGCCACGACGTCCGCCGGGCCGACGCCGCATGTCCCGCCGTTGCCGGCGTTCACGCCGTCGGCCAACCTGGGCGCCAACTGCCAGTACCCGGCGACACCCCAAGAGCCGGCCGCCAAGCCGGTCAAGCCGCCGCGCACCGGCAAGGTCCCGACCGATCCGGCCCAGGTGAGCGCGAGCATGGTGACCAGTCAGGGCAACATCGGGCTGATGCTGGCCAACAACGAATCGCCTTGCACCGTCAACAGTTTCGCCAGTCTCGCCGGCCAGGGCTACTTCAACAACACGAAATGCCATCGGCTGACCACCTCGGAGACGCTGGGCGTCGTGCAATGCGGCGACCCCAAGGGCGACGGGACCGGCGGTCCCGGTTACCAATTCGCCAACGAGTACCCCACCGACCAATACCCGCCGAACGATCCCAAGCTGCAGGAGCCGGTGCTCTACCCGCGCGGCACGCTGGCGATGGCCAACGCCGGGCCCAACACCAACGGCAGCCAGTTCTTCATGGTCTACAAGGACTCCCAGCTGCCGCCCCAGTACACGGTGTTCGGCACGATTCAGGCCGACGGGCTGGCCACGCTGGACAAGATCGCCAAGGCCGGCATCACCGGCGGCGGCGAAGACGGGGCGCCCACCGCCGAAGTGACCATCAAGTCGCTGCTGCTCGATTAA
- a CDS encoding protein kinase domain-containing protein, whose translation MALSGKSFGQYQLLDVLGHGGMGQVYRAYDATTDRVVALKVLPPHLAEDHQFQQRFRREARIAASLNDPHVVPIHGYGDIDGRLYVDMRLIEGRDLPQYIAENGGRLSPERAVAVIEQVAAALDTAHRAGLIHRDVKPKNILVTSARDFVYLIDFGIARATTDTTLTNTGHTMGTVAYMAPERFRGTTDHRADVYSLACVLYECLTGSRPYPGDSLEEQLNAHVNAPPPRPSLAAPGVPPALDAVVARGMAKDVESRYQSAIELAEAARAALAAPLGAVAPRPRQAPPQPPTRALSRRMVLGIVGGSVVALAAVVALVISLVTQSHGPSNSAATTTPTRARVPARAGSSPTAAQTVPPLPAFAPPADPGADCQYPASPDPASKPVNPPPSGRVSTDPAQIHATISTNVGDIGIQLANAESPCTVNSFTSLSTQRFFDNTECGRLVDAPDGGTLLCGGPDTEGSGGPGYEFADEYPTNQYKAGDPALKATVIYPRGTVAMATSGPNTNGSQFFMVYRDAELEPQCTVFATVDQAGLVTLDKIAKAGVAGNRQSGMPAGTVTITSVRLG comes from the coding sequence ATGGCCTTGTCCGGGAAGTCATTTGGCCAGTACCAATTGCTGGATGTGCTGGGTCACGGCGGGATGGGGCAGGTGTACCGCGCCTATGACGCCACCACCGACCGGGTGGTCGCGCTCAAGGTCCTGCCGCCGCATCTGGCCGAGGACCACCAGTTTCAGCAACGGTTTCGCCGCGAGGCCCGCATAGCGGCCAGCCTCAACGACCCGCACGTGGTGCCCATCCACGGCTACGGCGACATCGACGGCCGGCTGTATGTCGACATGCGCCTGATCGAGGGCCGCGACCTGCCGCAGTACATCGCCGAAAACGGCGGACGGCTCAGCCCCGAACGCGCGGTCGCGGTGATCGAACAGGTTGCGGCGGCGCTGGATACCGCCCACCGGGCGGGATTGATACATCGCGACGTCAAACCGAAGAACATCCTGGTCACCTCCGCGCGGGACTTCGTGTATCTGATCGATTTCGGGATCGCGCGGGCCACCACCGACACCACGCTCACCAACACCGGGCACACGATGGGCACCGTGGCGTACATGGCGCCCGAACGCTTCAGGGGGACAACGGATCACCGCGCCGACGTGTATTCGTTGGCCTGCGTGCTGTACGAGTGCCTGACCGGAAGCCGCCCCTACCCCGGCGACAGCCTTGAGGAGCAGCTCAACGCGCATGTGAACGCGCCACCGCCGCGGCCGTCCCTCGCCGCACCCGGCGTGCCGCCGGCCCTCGATGCGGTGGTGGCTCGCGGGATGGCCAAGGACGTCGAATCCCGCTACCAGTCGGCAATCGAGCTCGCCGAGGCCGCCAGAGCCGCACTGGCCGCTCCCCTCGGCGCGGTAGCGCCCCGCCCACGGCAAGCGCCCCCGCAGCCTCCGACGAGGGCACTGAGCAGGCGCATGGTGCTGGGCATCGTCGGCGGGTCGGTCGTCGCGCTGGCGGCGGTGGTCGCCCTGGTCATCTCCCTGGTGACCCAGAGCCACGGCCCCTCAAACAGCGCGGCAACCACTACCCCGACCCGCGCCCGGGTGCCGGCCAGGGCCGGATCGTCGCCGACGGCCGCCCAGACCGTGCCGCCGTTGCCGGCGTTCGCGCCTCCCGCCGACCCCGGCGCCGACTGCCAGTACCCGGCCTCGCCGGACCCGGCCAGCAAGCCGGTGAACCCGCCGCCGTCGGGCAGGGTGTCCACCGACCCGGCCCAGATCCACGCCACCATCTCCACCAATGTCGGCGATATCGGCATCCAACTCGCCAACGCCGAATCTCCTTGCACGGTAAACAGTTTCACCAGCCTGTCCACGCAACGATTCTTCGACAACACCGAATGCGGCCGCCTCGTCGACGCGCCCGACGGGGGGACGCTGCTGTGCGGCGGCCCCGATACCGAGGGCAGCGGTGGGCCGGGCTATGAATTCGCCGACGAATATCCCACCAACCAGTACAAGGCCGGCGATCCCGCGCTCAAGGCGACGGTGATCTACCCGCGCGGCACCGTGGCTATGGCCACCAGCGGACCCAACACCAACGGCAGCCAGTTCTTCATGGTGTACCGCGACGCCGAACTGGAGCCGCAGTGCACCGTGTTCGCCACGGTCGACCAGGCGGGCCTGGTGACGCTCGACAAGATCGCCAAGGCGGGCGTCGCCGGCAATCGTCAAAGCGGCATGCCCGCCGGCACGGTCACGATCACCTCGGTGCGGCTGGGCTGA